In Trichomycterus rosablanca isolate fTriRos1 chromosome 4, fTriRos1.hap1, whole genome shotgun sequence, one DNA window encodes the following:
- the si:dkeyp-75h12.7 gene encoding uncharacterized protein si:dkeyp-75h12.7 translates to MLNVGPSLSSCNTSVSIQDLACHLHWSCSDIGTNTTFTVQTKVQGSEWQNVSECVQMSSNSCDLSQTFTDFYLYNFVRLGVNHRHNEPQWLTEKHCNHLKDS, encoded by the exons ATGCTAAATGTGG ggCCCTCGCTTTCTTCTTGTAATACCAGTGTAAGTATTCAAGATTTGGCCTGCCATCTGCACTGGAGCTGTTCTGATATTGGCACCAACACCACCTTTACTGTGCAGACCAAGGTCCAGGG GTCAGAGTGGCAGAATGTTTCTGAGTGTGTCCAGATGTCCTCTAACAGCTGTGATCTGTCTCAAACCTTCACTGATTTCTATTTGTACAACTTTGTAAGGCTGGGAGTGAACCACAGACATAATGAGCCTCAGTGGCTAACAGAGAAGCACTGTAACCACCTGAAAGATAGTTAG
- the LOC134311709 gene encoding uncharacterized protein LOC134311709 → MLYNEQNESDIQTHTQLVNDNTLKVKFGGLVPGQKYCARAQFVSSPSSDPQCIHIPVPERPNLFRFVLCGMTITLLIVLCVLGRRCFSTDLRLPKSLISLLDQEASVPPESRPETSEEEGPFIHLSIVSIPSMVSLDTQSIHTRTQNVEDRYYTAAILQYQACHEEHEDPEINARDLETDGELCSGHYPLPRWSSLPAPRPGMVCLLGESLPLEDSLIPLSSVRVAGLQMDKMEPNYSVKALTHLNSNDDLSSLTDVAENNTLSFY, encoded by the exons ATGCTTTACAATGAACAAAATGAGTCTGATATTCAG ACTCACACTCAGTTGGTCAATGACAACACATTGAAGGTGAAGTTTGGAGGACTCGTACCAGGTCAGAAGTACTGTGCTCGTGCTCAATTTGTTTCCTCTCCCTCCTCTGACCCACAGTGTATTCACATCCCAGTGCCGG AAAGACCAAACCTTTTCCGGTTTGTCCTGTGTGGTATGACCATCACTCTACTtattgtgctgtgtgtgttgggCAGAAGGTGTTTTTCAACAGATCTCAGACTCCCTAAATCTCTG ATTTCTTTGCTGGATCAAGAAGCTTCTGTTCCACCAGAGTCCAGGccagagacttcagaagaagaGGGCCccttcatccatctatccattgtATCAATCCCTAGCATGGTTTCTCTGGACACCCAGTCAATTCATACTCGCACCCAGAATGTTGAGGACAGGTATTACACAGCTGCCATTTTGCAATACCAGGCTTGTCATGAAGAACATGAGGACCCAGAGATCAATGCCAGAGATTTGGAAACAGATGGAGAACTTTGTTCAGGTCACTATCCATTGCCTCGATGGTCATCACTTCCGGCTCCCAGACCGGGAATGGTGTGTCTGTTGGGAGAATCGCTTCCTTTGGAAGACTCGTTGATTCCTCTGAGCTCTGTGAGAGTCGCTGGACTGCAGATGGACAAGATGGAGCCAAATTATTCAGTCAAAGCATTAACACACCTGAACAGCAATGATGATTTGTCTTCACTTACAGATGTGGCTGAAAATAATACCTTATCATTTTATTAG